A window from Mus caroli chromosome 2, CAROLI_EIJ_v1.1, whole genome shotgun sequence encodes these proteins:
- the LOC110289931 gene encoding olfactory receptor 5M9-like — protein sequence MPNFTDVTEFLLVGLTRRQELRVLFFVVFLVVYMVTLLGNIGMIILISISLQLQSPMYFFLSHLSFVDVLFSSNVTPKMLENLLSETKTISYVGCLIQCYFFIALVLVEVFILAVMAFDRYMAICNPLLYSSKMSRVVCIRLISVPYVYGFSVSLICTLWTYGLYFCGNVKINHFYCADPPLIKIACGGVHIKEXTMIVIAGINFTYSLSVVLISYVLIVVAVLRMHSADGRRKAFSTCGSHLTAVSMFYGTLIFMYLRRPTEESVEQGKMVAVFYTSVIPMLNPMIYSLRNKDVKEAVSKIVAKANLRK from the coding sequence ATGCCAAATTTTACAGATGTAACCGAATTCCTTCTTGTTGGATTGACAAGGCGTCAGGAACTCCGGGTTCTCTTTTTTGTGGTGTTCTTGGTTGTTTACATGGTCACTCTATTGGGCAACATTGGTATGATAATTTTGATCAGCATCAGCCTGCAGCTTCAGAGtcctatgtatttttttctaagtCATTTGTCCTTTGTGGATGTGTTGTTCTCCTCAAATGTTACCCCCAAAATGCTGGAAAACTTATTATCAGAAACAAAAACTATTTCTTATGTTGGATGCTTGATACAGTGCTACTTTTTCATTGCTCTGGTGCTCGTGGAGGTTTTTATTCTGGCAGTGATGGCCTTCGATCGCTACATGGCCATCTGCAACCCTTTGCTCTACAGCAGCAAGATGTCCAGGGTTGTCTGTATCCGCCTCATTTCTGTGCCTTATGTCTATGGATTCTCTGTGAGTCTGATTTGCACTCTGTGGACATATGGTTTGTATTTCTGTGGAAACGTTAAAATCAACCACTTCTATTGTGCTGATCCTCCTCTCATCAAGATTGCCTGTGGAGGAGTGCATATCAAAGAGTANACAATGATTGTCATTGCTGGCATTAACTTCACATATTCCTTGTCAGTGGTTCTCATTTCATATGTGCTCATTGTAGTAGCTGTGTTACGCATGCACTCGGCTGATGGCAGGAGAAAGGCATTCTCCACCTGTGGATCCCACTTAACAGCTGTTTCCATGTTTTATGGAACCCTCATATTCATGTATCTCAGAAGGCCAACGGAGGAGTCTGTGGAGCAGGGAAAGATGGTGGCTGTCTTTTATACCAGTGTGATTCCTATGCTGAACCCCATGATCTACAGTCTCAGGAACAAAGATGTGAAAGAAGCAGTCTCCAAGATAGTTGCCAAGGCAAACTTgaggaaatga